The genomic DNA CGCCGCCTATCGGCCCTGCTTTGACCGCTCCGGCGAGATATGGCCTCCTCGTCATGGTGTCTTTCAGCGGGCGCGTCGCTTTCTCGGCCTCCGCAACAGGCGCAGATGGTGGCTCTGGGCCTGGGCGGACGATGCGGGCGCGCCCTTTTGCCGACAAGGAAAATCCGAGGAAGGATTCACGGTGTTGTCTGCATGGCCCcacaagaagagaggaaaaccCGTCGCTCGCCTCTCGATTTCCCAATCGTATGCCTGCCGCTCGTTCCTTTGTCCTTTGTTTTGGTTTATTAGAGAGTATGATGGTTCAATTTGATGTTTTAGTTCACTTTTGAGGCTAAATTTGATACCCTTCTTTGAATTCTCACTAATTTTTATGGGTTTTATTCGGAATAAAATCAGCAAGAGTGGAGAGATTATTATGTGGTTTAGGTTAAGTGAATGGAGTGTTCGTTGTG from Zingiber officinale cultivar Zhangliang chromosome 4A, Zo_v1.1, whole genome shotgun sequence includes the following:
- the LOC121970632 gene encoding uncharacterized protein LOC121970632 — protein: MASSSWCLSAGASLSRPPQQAQMVALGLGGRCGRALLPTRKIRGRIHGVVCMAPQEERKTRRSPLDFPIELERPKAPRRPDIFPQFSPMKTPLPHPLPEDPPEEDEEEAEEQQQEGEENPEEEDAENPDQSGMQH